A DNA window from Oscarella lobularis chromosome 8, ooOscLobu1.1, whole genome shotgun sequence contains the following coding sequences:
- the LOC136190291 gene encoding receptor-type tyrosine-protein phosphatase epsilon-like gives MFTFLSDELVRVGPMFWNVRVRHPSANRTMLAEGKEKRQSKASKCKEVSVSWISDAAVSERKENCSLREPCYESDRFWSNCSAECGNKGVQKEMIVCHAIETCSRQQKRVPISKCDKRRLQSNIGVREKVCESKCNLTTSSWSDCSVAQGQGVKTRTVSCYRNGQLVHVNACYNSSNLTVPINVSDCEDQKSSLGISIGVSTAVFILLLVLLIFAIVILRRKNWKHSKVNVTVEMSTVQESAVSVLEESATLPLTPTNSVHVTEIDNEQSTAYAKITAVKLGAFPQRSAKLLKDGSFELHEEFQSLDSIGKSKSTSFGKDRDNIHKNRYKNTVPYDDNRIILDEVEGLSIPETDYINASYIDGFRKLKEFIACQGPLTGTCSDMWRMVWSESASTIVMLCGFMENGRVKCERYWSDDQMENYDGLTVKVIGIQRLANYTVRKMRLHLEKDDDDDDVRYVTHYHFKSWLDHDTPKHPNSLLGMIRHLQRERKPGRMIVHCSAGVGRTGTFLAILTMMSRVDAGESVDIRGYVGVMRTKRMQMVQTLDQYRFIYMAVRDYVMGRSTELRVEAFKKETKDFRYGNSTFLNTVKEQYDLLEAVSPKYDKSLYLAALSLRVEVAKTKNRSLDILPPDSSRVYLRCDAVEPAYANVGNGSYINASYIDSYYKRDGFIVTQYPMEGTIADFWRMIFQKSTVAIVNLTQPNEEEPYWPTTGHSTYGAYTVQFESFSDMQGYSVTELKITKESSSLIVNLYHYRSWPEDGHPEESPYLFRLMKEVEIWQQYHDSAPIVVHCSTGVGRSGAFCATWNVIDQIENEKVVNIFDAAKFVRNQRPGIISSLTYYESIWFNVVNYVSSRDIYANI, from the exons ATGTTCACTTTCTTGTCGGATGAGCTGGTCAGAGTGGGGCCCATGTTCTGGAACGTGCGCGTGCGGCACCCGAGTGCAAACAGGACAATGCTtgcagaaggaaaagaaaagcggcaGAGTAAAGCCAGTAAATGTAAAGAAGTGTCAGTCAGTTGGATTAGTGACGCTGCTGTAAgtgaaaggaaagagaacTGCTCATTGAGAGAGCCGTGTTATGAGTCAGATCGTTTTTGGTCAAACTGTTCAGCTGAATGTGGTAACAAAGGAGTGCAGAAAGAGATGATAGTTTGTCACGCAATTGAAACCTGTTCTCGTCAGCAAAAACGCGTTCCAATTAGTAAATGTGACAAGAGACGACTTCAGTCTAATATTGGCGTTAGAGAGAAAGTGTGTGAGAGCAAATGTAACCTGACAACATCGTCTTGGAGCGATTGTAGTGTTGCGCAAGGTCAAGGAGTAAAAACGAGAACCGTGTCTTGCTACAGAAACGGACAACTGGTACATGTTAATGCGTGCTATAACTCTTCAAATTTGACAGTGCCAATCAATGTATCAGACTGTGAAG atcaaaaaagttctctGGGTATTTCCATTGGTGTTTCTACTGCTGTATTCATTCTACTGCTGGTGCTTCTAATTTTTGCAATTGTTATTTTGAG AAGGAAAAACTGGAAGCACTCCAAAGTCAATGTTACTGTTGAGATGTCTACTGTGCAGGAATCAGCAGTTTCGGTCCTTGAAGAAAGTGCAACTCTACCATTGACACCGACAAATTCCGTACATGTCACTGAAATAGACAATGAGCAATCTACAGCATATGCAAAGA TCACTGCAGTAAAACTTGGTGCCTTTCCTCAGCGCAGTGCAAAACTTCTGAAAGACGGCAGTTTTGAATTACATGAAGAATTTCAG TCGTTGGATTCGATTGGAAAATCTAAATCAACGTCCTTTGGAAAAGATCGAGACAATATACATAAAAATCGCTACAAAAACACCGTGCCCT ATGACGACAACAGAATTATACTAGATGAGGTGGAAGGATTGAGCATTCCCGAAACAGACTATATCAATGCTTCATATATTGAC GGGTTTCGTAAGCTGAAAGAATTTATCGCCTGCCAAG GCCCGCTGACTGGAACTTGCTCAGACATGTGGAGAATGGTCTGGTCAGAGTCCGCTTCAACCATAGTCATGCTATGCGGTTTCATGGAAAATGGACGAGTCAAATGTGAGAGATACTGGAGCGATGATCAAATGGAGAACTACGATGGACTGACTGTGAAAGTTATTGGAATTcagagactggccaattaTACTGTCAGAAAAATGAGACTGCATTTG GAgaaagatgatgatgatgacgacgtaCGCTACGTAACGCACTACCATTTCAAGTCATGGCTGGATCACGATACTCCTAAGCACCCGAATAGCTTGCTGGGAATGATACGTCATTtacagagagaaagaaaacctGGTCGAATGATAGTTCACTGCAG TGCTGGCGTTGGTCGTACTGGAACTTTTCTGGCTATTCTGACTATGATGTCTAGAGTGGATGCTGGAGAAAGTGTCGACATCCGCGGTTACGTTGGTGTGATGAGGACAAAAAGAATGCAGATGGTGCAGACTTTG GATCAGTATCGTTTCATTTATATGGCAGTACGCGATTATGTTATGGGCCGTTCCACTGAGCTTCGCGTTGAAGCATtcaaaaaggagacaaaaGATTTTCGTTACGGAAACTCTACGTTTCTCAACACTGTGAAAGAACAATACGAC CTATTAGAAGCAGTGAGTCCAAAATATGATAAATCACTGTACTTGGCAGCACTTTCTCTTCGTGTGGAAGTGgcgaaaacaaaaaacagaaGCCTTGATATTTTGCCAC CCGATTCGAGCAGAGTTTACTTACGTTGTGATGCAGTCGAGCCAGCATACGCAAACGTTGGTAATGGTAGCTACATCAATGCCAGCTATATTGAC AGCTACTACAAACGGGATGGATTTATAGTGACTCAATATCCAATGGAAGGCACAATAGCTGACTTCTGGAGAATGATTTTTCAAAAGAGTACCGTTGCTATTGTCAATCTTACTCAgccaaatgaagaagaaCCA TATTGGCCGACGACAGGACATAGCACTTATGGGGCTTATACTGTTCAGTTTGAGTCATTTTCTGACATGCAAGGGTACTCAGTGACAGAATTGAAAATTACAAAG GAAAGCTCGTCACTGATTGTGAACCTGTATCATTACCGCAGTTGGCCTGAAGACGGACATCCAGAAGAATCCCCATATCTCTTTAGATTGATGAAGGAAGTGGAAATATGGCAGCAGTATCATGACTCCGCTCCCATTGTCGTTCACTGCAG CACCGGTGTTGGTCGTTCTGGAGCATTCTGCGCTACTTGGAATGTTATTgatcaaattgaaaacgaaaaggtTGTGAATATCTTTGACGCCGCCAAATTTGTCAGGAACCAGAGACCGGGAATTATTTCGTCATTG ACCTACTACGAGTCAATCTGGTTCAATGTGGTCAACTATGTGAGTTCAAGAGACATATATGCCAACATTTAG
- the LOC136190310 gene encoding uncharacterized protein isoform X1 — translation MTLFWKEASKGNVPSGAVVAGTSPKGKSYYVARAVNPFGNDFVIPGVLEEGTKFVSFPYGTKEHTRKKYEVLTVSSPDIVFWKEWSPNRRIPTNAVKAGEQCSGDVLYIGKNAQNRPGKLEPFFQHNCLYVSSDGREHRYQSCHVLCEYVAPPLTYTALPPHEWVPAQGGVIPTGALAGGLTPSGSTIYVSRARYYNQLVPGQLVDGETSARICSGSLEHPYENYEVLTVENADQFEWVWSSQGHVPANAVVAGRQNEEDAYAGRTSLRSAISAGYTRHVYSCHYGQISYPSRSIKLPDDCAAGTQLVGKIVHSHPCLYVPYRGEEVIYREYEVLVGKPQPPTLGALCRNVILHATRGIPMRVEKLPLPLQLKRYCQPDN, via the exons ATGACGCTTTTCTGGAAAGAAGCTTCCAAAGGAAACGTTCCTTCTGGCGCCGTCGTTGCTGGAACTTCACCGAAGG GCAAATCCTACTACGTGGCCAGAGCAGTCAACCCATTTGGCAACGACTTCGTCATTCCGGGCGTCTTAGAAGAGGGCACTAAATTTGTGTCCTTTCCCTATGGAACAAAAGAGCACACCCGAAAGAAATACGAAGTTCTGACCGTCTCATCACCAGACATTGTCTTTTGGAAAGAATGGTCACCTAATCGTCGAATCCCCACCAACGCCGTGAAAGCGGGCGAACAGTGCTCCGGCGACGTCCTCTACATCGGTAAAAACGCGCAAAATCGACCGGGAAAACTCGAACCATTCTTCCAACACAATTGTCTCTATGTATCGAGTGACGGCCGCGAGCATCGTTACCAATCCTGCCACGTCTTATGTGAGTACGTTGCTCCGCCGTTGACGTACACGGCGTTACCTCCTCATGAGTGGGTCCCGGCGCAGGGCGGCGTGATACCGACCGGCGCGCTGGCCGGCGGTCTCACTCCGTCTGGCTCCACGATTTACGTGAGTCGAGCGCGATATTACAATCAACTGGTGCCTGggcagctcgtcgacggcgagacgagcgCTCGCATCTGTTCGGGATCTCTCGAGCATCCGTATGAAAATTACGAAGTTTTGACGGTGGAAAATGCGGATCAGTTTGAATGGGTCTGGAGTAGTCAAGGTCATGTGCCGGCGAATGCTGTTGTGGCAGGGAGACAGAACGAGGAAGATGCGTACGCAGGCAGAACGTCTCTTCGCTCTGCTATTTCAGCTGGTTACACCAGGCATGTTTATTCTTGTCACTATGGTCAGATTTCCTATCCTTCCCGTTCAATTAAGTTGCCGGATGATTGTGCTGCTGGGACGCAGTTGGTGGGGAAAATAGTTCACAGTCATCCATGCCTTTATGTGCCGTATCGGGGAGAGGAAGTTATTTATCGTGAATATGAGGTGCTCGTTGGCAAGCCCCAGCCACCGACTTTGGGAGCGTTGTGCCGAAATGTGATTTTGCATGCGACAAGAGGTATTCCAATGCGCGTGGAGAAATTACCTCTTCCGCTGCAGCTAAAAAGATACTGTCAACCGGACAATTAA
- the LOC136190310 gene encoding uncharacterized protein isoform X2, with product MTLFWKKASKGKVPSGAVVAGTSSKGRSYYVARAVNPFGSPFGNDFVIPGVLEEGTTFVSFPYGSKEHTRTKYEVLTVSSPDVVFWKEWSPDRRIPTNAVKAGEQRPGDVLYIGKNALDRPGKLEPFFQHNCLYVSSNGREHRYQSCHVLCEYVAPPLTYTALPRYEWVPAQGGVIPTGAVTGGLTPSGSTIYVSRAQHARDQLVPGQLVDGETSTRICWGCAEHTYEDYEVLTVAKADQFEWVWSSHGRVPANAVVAGKQSGEDGYAGRTSPRSSLSAGHTYTRIPIELPDDRAAGTQLVGKIFPSHPCLYVPYQGREFIYREYEVLVGKPQPLTLEALCRNVILHVTKGIPMRTEKLPLPLVLKKYCQLDESGL from the exons ATGACGCTTTTCTGGAAGAAAGCGTCGAAAGGAAAGGTTCCTTCTGGCGCCGTTGTCGCTGGAACTTCATCGAAAG GCAGATCCTATTACGTTGCCAGAGCAGTCAACCCATTTGGCAGCCCATTTGGCAACGACTTTGTTATTCCGGGTGTCTTAGAAGAGGGCACCACTTTCGTGTCATTTCCTTATGGATCGAAAGAGCACACCCGAACAAAGTACGAAGTTCTGACCGTCTCATCACcagacgtcgtcttttggaAAGAATGGTCACCTGATCGTCGAATCCCCACCAACGCTGTGAAAGCGGGAGAACAGCGCCCCGGCGACGTTCTCTACATTGGTAAAAACGCTCTCGATCGACCGGGAAAACTCGAACCATTCTTCCAACACAATTGTCTCTATGTATCGAGTAATGGCCGTGAGCATCGCTACCAATCCTGCCACGTCTTATGTGAGTATGTTGCTCCGCCGTTGACATACACTGCTTTACCTCGTTATGAGTGGGTTCCAGCACAGGGCGGCGTGATACCGACCGGCGCGGTAACCGGCGGTCTCACTCCGTCCGGTTCCACAATTTACGTGAGTCGAGCACAACATGCTCGTGATCAACTGGTGCCTGGGCAGCTCGTCGATGGCGAGACGAGCACTCGCATCTGTTGGGGATGCGCCGAGCATACGTATGAAGATTATGAAGTTTTGACGGTGGCAAAGGCGGATCAGTTTGAATGGGTCTGGAGTAGTCACGGTCGTGTGCCGGCTAATGCTGTCGTGGCGGGGAAGCAGAGTGGTGAAGATGGGTACGCGGGTAGAACGTCTCCTCGCTCTAGTCTTTCAGCTGGTCACACTTACACGCGCATTCCAATTGAATTGCCCGATGATCGTGCTGCTGGGACGCAGCTGGTTGGGAAAATATTTCCCAGTCATCCATGCCTTTATGTACCGTATCAGGGAAGGGAGTTTATTTATCGTGAATATGAGGTGCTCGTTGGTAAGCCCCAGCCTCTGACTTTGGAAGCGTTGTGCCGAAATGTGATTTTGCATGTGACAAAAGGTATTCCGATGCGCACGGAAAAATTACCTCTCCCGCTAGTATTAAAAAAATACTGTCAACTGGACGAAAGCGGTTTGTAG
- the LOC136190118 gene encoding mitochondrial coenzyme A diphosphatase NUDT8-like: protein MVLLCKWKEEPSLLYTLRTGSVRSHRGQVSFPGGLREPSDADLVATAVREASEETGIARERIDVWGPTAPVVTTSGTWVSPFLGSVGKVYETELVKSDAEVERIFFIPVSVLADSNFRRYTKFRLQNRHGYTLPVFLGGSHKVWGLTANVTDMVLNILHGTLK from the coding sequence ATGGTGTTGCTATGTAAGTGGAAAGAAGAGCCCTCGCTTCTCTACACACTTCGAACTGGCTCCGTACGATCTCATCGCGGCCAGGTGAGTTTTCCTGGAGGCTTGCGCGAGCCGAGCGACGCTGATTTGGTTGCGACGGCCGTGCGGGAGGCTTCGGAAGAGACGGGAATAGCTCGCGAGAGAATCGACGTTTGGGGTCCCACTGCGCCCGTCGTGACGACGTCCGGCACATGGGTCTCTCCCTTTTTGGGTTCGGTTGGGAAAGTTTATGAGACTGAACTGGTGAAAAGTGATGCTGAAGTCGAGCGAATATTCTTCATTCCCGTATCGGTTTTGGCCGATTCAAATTTTAGACGGTATACAAAATTTCGACTGCAGAATCGCCACGGCTACACGTTGCCCGTGTTTCTCGGAGGTAGCCACAAAGTGTGGGGTCTGACGGCAAATGTAACGGATATGGTGTTGAATATTCTACACGGCACACTAAAATGA
- the LOC136190300 gene encoding general transcription factor 3C polypeptide 4-like, which yields MACGRLSSRIDFSSNAARLNALQWSDDGKLLLITNEALDVLDTRRERRQNRQYSITAAWIESTTKAWKPNIAESVSLNAKKPTVSSDAVRLHFNRGLVQLHCADSPCTLAFTTAAWSPLGCDRTGGCLLAGLRTDYWIAVYQAPIGLLKRWTEIADVSSHLLRFCQSNPTLWNAEETARERKLEVSPALHEHRMDLLAGAALSWSKLLPGGKSLLLAVATRSGLVFFIKLGVPVLEKPEIDVLGFVDTKVKWPTCLTWLRKPGEDYHLAMGTTQGSVLLCTVRCSHGFSFSLRHIWPADGIPVHSIKWKNSTEPLADIDSRFLVVVKNAVVLFVSCKGEVGEKPRYRIVQGLHSSSVSGVTETLSGIWFSTSVDGQLATFDFESPSPRYLDLKGTFGDIASAYHGCAVSPNGLFLFVVVCPNNTLLTSVKRVWSSKKSQVCAITLTPQVDISDQLKLLKSPYLIWDVLDYLLLPDAASYRERIVAQSQSTPNPCSLQLDELQTRRSLLDVVQSVTHPDSADQSRLVQSKRALDDSN from the exons ATGGCGTGCGGCAGGCTGAGCTCGCGtatcgatttctcgtcgaacgccgcTCGTTTGAACGCTCTTCAGTGGTCGGACGACGGAAAATTGCTTCTTATAACTAACGAAGctctcgacgttctc GACACGAGGCGCGAGCGGCGACAGAATCGGCAATATTCCATCACAGCCGCTTGGATAGAATCGACCACGAAAGCCTGGAAGCCGAATATAGCCGAATCGGTGTCGttgaacgcgaaaaaaccgACTG TTTCGTCGGATGCCGTTCGACTGCACTTTAACCGGGGTCTCGTTCAATTGCACTGCGCCGATTCGCCTTGTACGCTCGCTTTTACGACAGCCGCCTGGTCGCCATTGGGTTGCGATCGCACGGGAGg ATGTCTTTTAGCTGGTCTTAGAACGGATTATTGGATAGCTGTGTATCAAGCGCCAATTGGGCTGCTGAAGCGTTGGACAGAG ATTGCTGATGTATCAAGTCATCTCCTCCGGTTTTGTCAATCGAATCCAACTCTGTGGAATGCAGAAGAGACGGCGAGAGAAAG AAAGCTCGAG GTCAGCCCAGCACTACACGAGCATAGAATGGATCTTTTAGCAGGAGCTG cgctATCATGGTCGAAACTTTTGCCTGGCGGCAAGTCACTGCTTTTGGCGGTGGCCACCAGAAGCGGACTTGTCTTTTTTATAAAGCTCGGCGTTCCTGTATTAGAGAA accGGAAATTGATGTTCTCGGCTTTGTTGACACCAAAGTCAAGTGGCCAACTTGCTTGACGTGGCTGAGAAAACCGGGAGAAG actaTCACCTTGCCATGGGAACAACTCAAGGATCCGTGCTTCTTTGCACTGTTCGATGCTCCCACggattctctttctctctgagACACATCTGGCCTGCAGATGGAATTCCAGTTCATTCAATCAAATGGAAAAATTCCACGGAG CCGCTAGCTGATATCGATAGTCGGTTTTTAGTAGTAGTCAAGAACGctgtcgttcttttcgtctcCTGTAAAGGAGAAGTAGGCGAGAAGCCTCGCTATCGCATCGTCCAAGGACTTCACTCATCATCAGTATCTG GCGTTACTGAAACGTTATCAGGCATTTGGTTTAGCACATCAGTCGATGGTCAATTAGCTACGTTTGATTTTGAATCTCCAAGTCCCA GATATCTTGACTTGAAGGGCACTTTTGGTGACATCGCGTCGGCGTATCACGGCTGTGCCGTTTCTCCCAACGGGCTCTTTTtatttgtcgtcgtttg TCCAAACAACACTTTGTTGACGTCAGTAAAACGCGTTTGGAGCAGCAAAAAATCACAG GTCTGTGCTATCACACTGACTCCGCAGGTTGACATAAGTGACCAACTTAAGCTTCTAA AGTCGCCCTATCTTATATGGGACGTTTTGGACTATCTCCTCCTTCCCGACGCTGCTTCGTATCGCGAACGTATCGTCGCGCAAAGTCAATCTACCCCGAATCCTTGCAGTCTTCAACTTGACGAGCTTCAGACAAGAAGAagccttctcgacgtcgtccag tCTGTTACCCATCCTGACAGCGCCGATCAAAGCCGCTTGGTACAGTCTAAACGGGCGCTCGATGACTCTAACTAG
- the LOC136190294 gene encoding lysyl oxidase homolog 3A-like, with product MDRIHGYRITYVVVFAVLATTTMIVDAVPEYVEASRGVRIRGPEEGAGRVEVLVNGQWGTVCDVDFDLADANVVCRQLGFRSAIEAIRGPWFGPGVGPIWMSRVACRGNEPRFSACSHARRHRCSHQNDVGVTCRDRVSNPDELEWDERRDFGVRLRGETAPHFGYVEVLAANGRWGRVCPDGWGTKDARVVCGQLGYRKGKAGVYKSWNKSSKTPRNGTFTGSMTNVRCNGSESSLVLCQHPGFGNWTCKSPGAASVICKIPPKSLQSPNHHELGDKQVRLRGSSSPWEGRVEVRWEGEWHKVCDHGWDIFDASVVCRQLGYGSAYESIAQSRRYFGQGFTRVLLTNVRCRGKERKLLNCTHDPLYSHNCRHWENAGVRCHHPPVNRAPIRLVGGPKGGGEGRVEILKPFCTGTGWISVCGDGWNAAAGAVVCRQLGLGFVAAVGAGNKYGNVSGRLAEGVRCEGWENALETCWNSSSCTTASAAGCKSGAAYVVCKKYLPDLVSNFQLTYDSLSYPNAVQRLPLSELMCAWEENCLSASARHYMGTGLNMVEARQFHYRYLLRFTVQVLNFGTANFLPIIAQKDWIWHVCHMHYHSFENFATYDLLDASGERVAEGHKASYCLEDGACADGGTKEFLCAANNQGISVNCADTYNHDIDCQWIDITDVPFGNYTLVISVNPSRLTAEMDYMNNVVECSIGYYHKTGSLDMVKCRVGQ from the exons ATGGATCGCATCCACGGCTATCGCATAAcatacgtcgtcgtcttcgccgtcctcgcgacgacgacgatgatcgtcgacgccgttccgGAATACGTCGAAGCGAGTCGCGGCGTGCGAATTCGCGGACCCGAAGAAGGCGCCGGACGCGTCGAAGTGCTCGTCAACGGACAGTGGGGCACCGtgtgcgacgtcgacttcgatcTCGCCGACGCAAACGTCGTCTGTCGTCAGCTGGGCTTTCGCTCGGCAATCGAAGCGATTCGCGGTCCCTGGTTCGGTCCCGGCGTCGGACCGATTTGGATGTCGCGCGTCGCCTGTCGAGGCAACGAGCCGCGCTTCTCCGCTTGTTCGCacgcgcgacgtcatcgatgtTCGCaccaaaacgacgtcggcgtgacGTGTCGCGATCGCGTTTCCAATCCCGACGAGCTCGAGTGGGACGAGCGACGGGATTTCGGCGTGCGACTGCGCGGCGAAACGGCGCCGCATTTCGGCTACGTCGAAGTGCTCGCCGCGAACGGTCGCTGGGGTCGCGTGTGTCCCGATGGGTGGGGCACGAAGGACGCGCGGGTCGTGTGCGGTCAGCTGGGGTATCGGAAGGGAAAGGCGGGCGTCTATAAATCGTGGAATAAGAGCTCGAAGACGCCGAGAAACGGCACGTTTACGGGATCCATGACAA ATGTCCGGTGCAACGGATCGGAGTCGAGTCTAGTCTTGTGCCAGCATCCCGGGTTCGGTAATTGGACGTGCAAGTCGCCGGGCGCTGCTAGCGTCATTTGCAAGATTCCGCCCAAATCGTTACAGTCCCCCAATCATCACGAGTTGGGCGACAAACAG GTTCGATTGCGTGGCAGTTCGTCGCCGTGGGAGGGTCGCGTTGAAGTGCGCTGGGAAGGGGAATGGCACAAGGTGTGCGACCACGGCTGGGATATCTTTGACGCCAGTGTCGTCTGCCGACAACTGGGCTACGGATCGGCGTACGAATCGATAGCGCAATCGCGTCGCTACTTCGGTCAAGGCTTCACGCGCGTTCTCCTCACCAACGTCCGATGTCGGGGAAAGGAGAGAAAGCTTCTCAACTGCACGCACGATCCGTTGTACTCTCACAACTGCCGACACTGGGAAAACGCCGGCGTTCGTTGTCATCATCCCCCGGTCAATCGCGCTCCT attcgtctcgtcggcggcccgaagggcggcggcgagggTCGCGTTGAAATACTCAAGCCGTTCTGCACGGGAACGGGCTGGATTTCCGTGTGCGGCGACGGGTGGAACGCTGCCGCCGGTGCCGTCGTGTGCCGTCAACTCGGTCtcggcttcgtcgccgccgtggGAGCGGGGAATAAGTACGGCAACGTCAGCGGACGTCTGGCCGAAGGCGTTCGATGCGAGGGTTGGGAAAACGCGCTGGAGACGTGCTGGAATAGTAGTAGCTGCACTACGGCGTCCGCGGCGGGGTGCAAGTCGGGTGCCGCCTACGTCGTTTGCAAGAAAT ATCTTCCTGATCTCGTTTCCAATTTTCAGCTGACGTATGATTCGCTCTCCTACCCAAACGCCGTTCAGCGTCTTCCTCTTTCCGAATTGATGTGCGCTTGGGAAGAAAATTGCCTATCCGCGTCGGCGAGGCACTACATGGGCACGGGGTTGAACATGGTCGAAGCGCGGCAATTCCACTATCGCTATCTGCTCCGTTTTACCGTTCAAGTTCTCAATTTCGGCACGGCGAACTTCTTGCCGATCATCGCTCAGAAAGACTGGATATGGCACGTCTGTCACATGCACTATCACTCGTTTGAGAATTTCGCGACGTACGATTTGCTGGACGCGAGCGGCGAGCGCGTGGCGGAAGGCCACAAGGCGAGCTATTGCTTGGAGGACGGTGCCTGCGCCGACGGCGGAACGAAAGAGTTTTTGTGCGCCGCGAATAATCAAGGAATCTCCGTCAATTGCGCCGACACGTACAATCACGACATCGACTGTCAGTGGATCGATATTACGGACGTGCCGTTTGGGAACTACACGCTCGTTATTAGCGTCAATCCAAGTCGACTTACGGCCGAAATGGATTATATGAATAACGTCGTGGAGTGCTCGATTGGGTATTATCATAAGACGGGCTCGTTGGACATGGTCAAGTGCAGAGTAGGTCAGTAG